In the genome of Streptomyces sp. V2I9, one region contains:
- a CDS encoding alpha/beta fold hydrolase encodes MGEYADLPGVRTWYEAEGAGDPLLLLHGGFCTNDTWGAQRAELAAAYRVFLPERRAHGHTADVGGPLTYQDMADDTVAFLERVVGGPAHLVGWSDGGVVALLVARDRPDLVRKVVAIGANFRPGSECFVEPSMLDAMTPDGPDLAFFREMYEPVAPEGADHWPVVAAKVIDMWRTQPTLTSDDLARVRASTLVMAGDDDLMTLEHTTALYRALPDAELAIVPGASHLVPLEKPELVNRIVLDHLAQEAIETMMPLRRAETGPSSS; translated from the coding sequence ATGGGCGAGTACGCGGACCTGCCCGGAGTGAGGACCTGGTACGAGGCCGAGGGCGCCGGCGACCCGCTGCTCCTGCTGCACGGCGGCTTCTGCACCAACGACACGTGGGGGGCTCAGCGCGCCGAGCTCGCCGCTGCCTACCGTGTCTTCCTGCCGGAGCGGCGCGCGCACGGACACACGGCCGACGTCGGGGGACCGCTGACATACCAGGACATGGCCGACGACACGGTGGCCTTCCTGGAGCGGGTCGTCGGAGGGCCCGCCCACCTGGTGGGCTGGAGCGACGGGGGAGTGGTCGCACTGCTCGTCGCCAGGGACCGGCCCGACCTCGTCCGCAAGGTCGTGGCGATCGGTGCCAACTTCCGCCCCGGCTCCGAGTGCTTCGTCGAGCCGTCGATGCTCGACGCGATGACACCCGACGGGCCCGACCTCGCCTTCTTCCGCGAGATGTACGAGCCGGTCGCCCCGGAGGGCGCGGACCACTGGCCCGTCGTGGCCGCGAAGGTGATCGACATGTGGCGGACCCAGCCGACACTGACGTCCGACGACCTGGCTCGCGTCCGAGCGTCCACCCTGGTCATGGCCGGGGACGACGACTTGATGACGCTGGAGCACACCACAGCCCTGTACCGGGCACTCCCCGACGCCGAACTGGCGATCGTCCCAGGGGCGTCCCACCTGGTCCCGCTGGAGAAGCCGGAACTCGTCAACCGGATCGTCCTGGACCACCTCGCGCAGGAGGCGATCGAGACGATGATGCCCCTGCGGCGGGCGGAGACGGGTCCCTCCTCAAGCTGA
- a CDS encoding DUF998 domain-containing protein, producing MRSAPWWALVSSGCAPALLVSAWAIAQARQGPSYDPATDTLSVLASYGAASYWLMTGTLLVLGTCYVVTACALRQAAPAGRLALAGGGLSALVLILVPVPSSGGAVEHGAVATVGVVLLAAWPPLAAVRSRKTAPWGLRLEVSLAASALMFASALWFLAELQSARAPGAAERVLTFLQALWPFLVVVSCRRGATV from the coding sequence ATGCGATCTGCTCCTTGGTGGGCGTTGGTCTCCTCCGGGTGTGCCCCCGCGCTGCTCGTCAGCGCCTGGGCGATCGCGCAGGCGCGCCAGGGGCCCTCGTACGACCCCGCGACGGACACGCTGAGCGTGCTGGCCTCCTACGGTGCCGCCAGCTACTGGCTGATGACGGGAACGCTGCTGGTGCTCGGGACGTGCTACGTGGTGACGGCGTGCGCACTCCGGCAGGCGGCGCCCGCCGGGCGGCTGGCCCTGGCCGGTGGCGGGCTGTCCGCACTGGTCCTCATCCTGGTGCCTGTTCCGAGCAGCGGCGGTGCGGTCGAGCACGGCGCGGTGGCCACGGTCGGCGTCGTGCTGCTCGCCGCATGGCCGCCCCTGGCCGCCGTCCGGTCCAGGAAGACCGCGCCGTGGGGGCTGCGCCTCGAGGTGTCCCTCGCCGCGAGCGCGCTGATGTTTGCGAGCGCCCTGTGGTTCCTGGCGGAGCTGCAGAGCGCGCGAGCCCCCGGCGCCGCCGAACGCGTCCTGACGTTCCTCCAGGCGTTGTGGCCATTCCTGGTCGTCGTTTCCTGTCGCCGGGGAGCGACTGTTTGA
- a CDS encoding nucleotidyltransferase domain-containing protein — translation MSARGLNPDGTIAREGALSRVPETFAPVVDAARARIGELFDGTRLHSAYLYGSIPRGTAVPGASDLDLLFALHEEPTEADRADARTIEEALDRSYDPIHGVGVLLSGVRTLMSEAERHDSGFFIACLCTPLLGPDLAARLPRYRPTSLLARETNGDLGLVLPRRRSRAAAATDAERTVLGRVVGRRVVRTGFTLVMPRWGGWTSDLDESAEVFGRYYPDRAGQMRAAAAAGRTSSADPSVLGMLIDRLGPWLAAEYTAVHGTKEPPP, via the coding sequence ATGAGTGCACGAGGGCTGAACCCGGACGGGACGATCGCACGTGAAGGCGCCCTGAGCCGGGTGCCGGAGACCTTCGCCCCGGTGGTCGACGCGGCCCGCGCCCGCATCGGCGAGCTGTTCGACGGCACGCGACTGCACAGCGCCTACCTCTACGGCAGCATCCCCCGAGGCACCGCTGTCCCCGGCGCCTCCGACCTCGACCTGTTGTTCGCCCTCCACGAGGAACCCACGGAGGCGGACCGGGCGGACGCCCGCACGATCGAGGAAGCCCTCGACCGGTCCTACGACCCGATCCACGGCGTCGGCGTCCTGCTCTCCGGCGTACGTACGCTGATGAGTGAGGCCGAACGGCACGACAGCGGATTCTTCATCGCCTGCCTGTGCACTCCCCTGCTGGGCCCGGATCTCGCCGCACGGCTTCCCCGTTACCGCCCCACGTCCCTGCTCGCGCGGGAGACGAACGGCGATCTGGGGCTCGTACTCCCACGCCGGCGTTCACGGGCCGCCGCGGCCACGGACGCCGAGCGCACGGTACTCGGCCGGGTGGTCGGCCGCCGTGTCGTCCGCACCGGGTTCACCCTGGTCATGCCGCGTTGGGGCGGCTGGACCAGCGACCTCGACGAGTCCGCCGAGGTGTTCGGCCGCTACTACCCCGATCGCGCCGGGCAGATGCGCGCCGCCGCGGCCGCCGGTCGCACCTCCTCGGCGGACCCCTCGGTGCTCGGCATGCTCATCGACCGACTGGGTCCCTGGCTCGCGGCCGAGTACACGGCGGTGCACGGAACGAAGGAGCCACCGCCATGA